A section of the Macadamia integrifolia cultivar HAES 741 chromosome 9, SCU_Mint_v3, whole genome shotgun sequence genome encodes:
- the LOC122089319 gene encoding pentatricopeptide repeat-containing protein At5g18390, mitochondrial, whose amino-acid sequence MVPSATAILLRRFISSSRQGNLPSLSSFSTTTHLFRSLQTLTSIPSEPEYNNFLGENEAGASKDDYFAAIHHISNIVRRDFYLERTLNKLQINVTSELVYRVLRSCSKSGIESFRFFNWARNQPRYEPTSIEYEELIKTLGRTRNWETMWKIAEQMKKQELVLTPETFSLIIESYGRHGLVDQAVEVFNRMRNFNCPQTTEVYNSLLYSLCEVKNFEGAYALIRRMVRKGGVPDKKTYAILVNGWCSAGKLKEAQEFLEEMSRKGFNPPVRGRDLLIEGLLNAGYLESAKGLVRKMTKEGFLPDIATFNALLQAICNSGEVDFSINLLHDVCRLGLCPDTNTYKIMIPAVSKVGRIDEAFRLLNCSIEEGHKPFPSLYAPILKALCRIGKFDDAFSFFSDMKAQGHPPNRPVYTMLIKMCGRGGRFVEAANYLVEMTELNMSPRLQSFDMVTDGLKNCGKHDLAKRIEQLELSLRGV is encoded by the coding sequence ATGGTGCCTTCTGCAACTGCTATTCTTCTCAGGAGGTTCATCTCCTCGAGCAGACAAGGTAATCTTCCGTCCCTATCGTCTTTTTCTACTACAACTCATCTCTTCCGATCTCTACAAACCCTAACTTCCATACCTTCCGAACCCGAATACAACAATTTCCTTGGAGAAAACGAAGCAGGAGCTTCCAAGGACGACTACTTCGCTGCCATCCACCACATCTCCAACATCGTTCGCCGCGATTTCTACTTGGAACGGACCCTCAACAAACTTCAAATCAATGTCACATCCGAACTCGTTTACAGAGTTCTCAGAAGCTGCAGTAAGTCCGGCATTGAATCCTTCCGTTTCTTCAACTGGGCTCGGAACCAGCCCCGCTACGAACCGACCTCCATTGAATACGAAGAACTTATCAAAACCCTAGGACGAACCCGTAACTGGGAAACCATGTGGAAGATCGCAGAACAGATGAAAAAGCAAGAACTTGTCCTCACTCCTGAGACCTTCTCGTTGATTATCGAGTCCTATGGCAGGCACGGGCTTGTTGATCAGGCGGTTGAGGTATTTAATCGGATGAGGAACTTCAATTGCCCTCAGACCACAGAGGTCTATAATTCCTTGCTTTACTCTCTCTGCGAGGTTAAGAATTTTGAAGGGGCTTATGCTTTGATCAGGCGGATGGTACGGAAGGGAGGCGTTCCTGATAAGAAGACTTATGCCATTCTTGTTAATGGGTGGTGCTCAGCTGGAAAGCTCAAAGAAGCACAGGAATTCTTGGAAGAGATGAGTAGAAAGGGTTTCAATCCTCCTGTTCGTGGTCGTGATCTTTTGATAGAAGGTTTGCTCAATGCGGGTTATCTCGAATCAGCGAAGGGATTGGTTAGGAAGATGACTAAAGAAGGGTTTTTGCCGGATATAGCGACGTTTAATGCTCTTTTGCAAGCTATTTGCAACTCTGGAGAGGTAGATTTCTCTATTAATCTTCTGCATGATGTTTGCAGATTGGGGCTTTGTCCTGATACTAACACTTACAAGATCATGATACCGGCTGTATCGAAAGTGGGTAGGATTGATGAAGCATTTAGGCTTCTCAATTGCTCAATCGAGGAAGGTCACAAGCCATTTCCAAGTTTATATGCTCCAATTCTTAAAGCACTTTGCCGGATAGGTAAATTTGATGATGCATTTAGCTTTTTCAGTGATATGAAGGCCCAGGGTCATCCACCGAATCGGCCTGTTTATACAATGTTGATAAAGATGTGTGGGCGTGGTGGGAGATTTGTTGAAGCTGCCAATTATTTGGTCGAGATGACTGAATTAAATATGTCCCCCAGGCTGCAGAGCTTCGATATGGTTACTGATGGATTGAAGAACTGTGGGAAGCATGACCTGGctaagaggattgagcagttaGAGTTATCTCTTCGTGGGGTTTGA